In one Brevibacillus choshinensis genomic region, the following are encoded:
- a CDS encoding peptide ABC transporter substrate-binding protein — protein MKAVLAAGLTVSLAACAQNQDAAKPSDQTQPAPAAQPAPAPAPEKKEPEQVLRLNNFTEPLSLHPGLITDVWSSNVIFQTFEGLTRIDKDGVPQPAIAEGIQASDDLLTYTFKLRDNAKWSNGDPVTAQDFENAWKWTLDAKNGSEYAYQLFYVKNAEAAFNGKAKPEEIGVKAQDDKTLVVQLENPTPFFLELTAFYTYFPLNTKVVKDHPDWAKEAGPDYTSNGPFKMTSWEHKTKLVLEKNENYWDAQSVKLTKIEMNMINDANTELSMLENGDLDWAGAPTGNLPLDAMQSLKEKGLLEITPKAGTYWYEFNTVQKPFHNKKIRQAFAYAINRKDLVDNVTQGGELVATAVVPPTMFAENEQGLFKDNDVEKAKQLLAEGMKEEGYASVDKLPPITLSYNTEEAQAKIAQAVQDMWQKNLGVHVKLENQEWNVYYENVKNGKYQVARMGWTGDFNDPINFLEIFRTKEGNNHTNWEKKKFEDLLATSSKEKDAAKRKAILQNAEKILVDEMPVIPFYFKSTVYAKNPNLKDVVISGLGNVQYKWAMFE, from the coding sequence ATGAAGGCCGTTTTGGCGGCTGGCTTGACCGTTTCCCTCGCAGCATGTGCACAAAATCAGGATGCAGCGAAACCAAGTGATCAGACGCAACCAGCACCTGCAGCCCAACCAGCGCCAGCACCCGCGCCGGAGAAAAAGGAACCGGAGCAAGTGCTTCGACTGAACAACTTTACGGAGCCATTATCGCTGCATCCTGGCCTCATTACTGATGTATGGTCTTCCAACGTCATTTTCCAGACATTTGAGGGGCTGACCCGTATCGACAAGGACGGAGTGCCGCAGCCTGCGATTGCAGAGGGCATCCAGGCTTCGGACGATCTGTTGACCTATACATTTAAACTACGAGACAATGCAAAATGGTCCAATGGCGATCCAGTGACGGCACAAGATTTTGAAAACGCCTGGAAATGGACGCTGGATGCGAAAAATGGATCCGAGTATGCGTACCAGCTGTTCTACGTGAAAAATGCAGAAGCGGCGTTTAACGGCAAAGCAAAACCAGAGGAGATTGGCGTAAAGGCCCAGGATGACAAAACCTTGGTCGTCCAGCTGGAGAATCCGACTCCTTTCTTCCTGGAGCTGACCGCTTTCTATACGTACTTCCCTTTGAATACGAAAGTGGTAAAGGACCACCCGGACTGGGCCAAGGAAGCGGGACCTGACTACACTTCCAACGGACCTTTCAAGATGACCTCCTGGGAACATAAAACAAAGCTCGTCCTGGAAAAGAACGAAAACTATTGGGATGCCCAGTCGGTAAAGCTGACGAAGATTGAGATGAACATGATCAACGACGCCAATACGGAGCTATCCATGCTGGAGAATGGCGATCTGGATTGGGCAGGAGCGCCAACTGGTAATTTGCCGCTTGATGCGATGCAGTCGCTCAAGGAAAAAGGACTCTTGGAAATCACGCCAAAAGCAGGCACCTACTGGTATGAGTTCAATACCGTACAAAAGCCGTTTCACAACAAAAAGATTCGTCAGGCGTTCGCCTACGCGATCAATAGGAAAGACTTGGTGGACAATGTGACACAGGGAGGCGAGCTGGTCGCGACAGCGGTAGTACCGCCTACGATGTTTGCAGAAAATGAGCAAGGGCTGTTCAAGGACAACGATGTGGAAAAAGCCAAGCAGCTTCTGGCAGAGGGGATGAAAGAGGAAGGCTATGCGAGTGTAGATAAGCTGCCGCCGATCACCCTTTCTTACAACACGGAGGAAGCGCAGGCGAAAATTGCCCAAGCCGTTCAGGACATGTGGCAAAAAAATCTGGGTGTGCACGTCAAGCTGGAAAATCAGGAATGGAACGTCTATTACGAAAACGTGAAAAACGGAAAGTATCAAGTAGCGCGGATGGGATGGACGGGGGATTTCAACGATCCGATCAACTTCCTAGAGATCTTCCGTACCAAGGAAGGAAATAACCATACGAACTGGGAGAAGAAAAAATTCGAGGATCTCTTGGCTACCTCCTCCAAAGAAAAGGATGCCGCAAAGCGAAAAGCGATTTTGCAAAACGCGGAGAAGATTCTCGTAGACGAGATGCCGGTCATCCCGTTCTACTTCAAATCAACGGTATATGCGAAAAATCCAAATTTGAAGGATGTCGTCATCTCCGGTTTGGGGAATGTTCAGTACAAGTGGGCCATGTTTGAATAA